The sequence below is a genomic window from Acidimicrobiia bacterium.
CGCCAAATCTGCTCATGAAGCAACGAGGCCTTGGATGGCTGGTTCAAACCGGTCATCCCAATCGTCATCACGTTGCGGTAACCGCCAGGAACCGACGCAGCCACTTTGAGGGTCTCCGGCGGGGCTTCGCCCCGAGCGCCCGAAACCTGGATCCGGTCGAGGTCGATTTGCTCGACCTCAAGGGTGTCAAAACGAGCGATCACGTCGGGGCCGAGATAGGCGGGGCTGCCGATTTCGTACAGGAGTTGACTGACGACTGTCTCCCGGGTCACCGCTCCGCCCGTCCCGGGGTGTTTCCCGATCATGGCGCTCCCGTCGTCGGCGATTTCGGCCCAAGGAAAGCCCGGGTATTCCAGGTCATCGAGCTCGGTGAAGAACGAGTAATTGCCTCCGGTCGCCTGGAGCCCACACTCAATGATGTGACCGGCCGCCACCGATCCCGCCAGCCGGTCGTAGTCGTGGCGATCCCAATCGTGCCACCAGGCGGCCGTGCCAGATACCAGCGCCGCGTCGGTAACTCGACCGGTAATGACGATGTCGGCTCCGCCCCTAAGCGCTTCGGTAATACCCCAACCGCCGAGGTATGCGTTAGCCGTGACAAAGGGGAGGTCTGGCTCACGACCGGTCTGGAGGTTCCTGAACAGCTCCCCTGCGGACTTGAGTCCTTCGAGTCGGTTGAGCAGGTTATCCCCGGTAATGGCCGCAACTACCGGGGTCAAGCCTTGTTCATTCGCCGCGCTGCGTACCGCTTCGGCACAACCGACGGGGTCGAGACCTCCGGCGTTGACGACCACTTTCACTCCATTGGCCATGACGAGGTCGAGAACCCCGGCGAGATCAGAAACGAAGCTTCTTGCATATCCTCCATCCGGGCTTCGCTGCCGGGTCCGTGCGAGGATGAGCATTGTCAACTCGGCCAGGTAGTCGCCAGTTAGAATATCGACTTTCCCACCCGTGAGCTGTTCCCGCATAGCCGACGGTCGATCACCAAAAAACCCGGAAACATTGGCGATCTTGACAGGCCTTCTCACGAGGTACCTTGGAAACGGGTCACGATGAGCACTGTAATCGGTGCGCCTCGGACCGGGTGTACCTTGATTGGCTCTCTACGCGGGATGCGCCCGTCTGACACTGCGAAACGCCAACACCAGGAAGAACAGCACCACCGGCACGATGGCCATCGTGGCCGATCCAGAGGTCTCGGCGTGGTAGCTGACAACCAGACCGACCACCACACTCAACCCGCCGATCACCGCACTGGTCATCATCATCGTGGGCACCCGCCTGACCAACAACGCCGCCGTAGCCGGCGGTCCAATGAGTAGGCCGAACACGA
It includes:
- a CDS encoding DUF1446 domain-containing protein, giving the protein MRRPVKIANVSGFFGDRPSAMREQLTGGKVDILTGDYLAELTMLILARTRQRSPDGGYARSFVSDLAGVLDLVMANGVKVVVNAGGLDPVGCAEAVRSAANEQGLTPVVAAITGDNLLNRLEGLKSAGELFRNLQTGREPDLPFVTANAYLGGWGITEALRGGADIVITGRVTDAALVSGTAAWWHDWDRHDYDRLAGSVAAGHIIECGLQATGGNYSFFTELDDLEYPGFPWAEIADDGSAMIGKHPGTGGAVTRETVVSQLLYEIGSPAYLGPDVIARFDTLEVEQIDLDRIQVSGARGEAPPETLKVAASVPGGYRNVMTIGMTGLNQPSKASLLHEQIWRAIPFEPSDFDDVDESVIGSAVENPATNSQAVSFWQLSVASSDEDRVGRAFSNAAIQTVLGSIPGMFGLMPPTGATPFARYWPTSIDRNQIVQTVAIGDRILEVSETEPVKGDTIVVPSRPRVWQGGGGTQHLPLGTVVGTRSGDKGGSANLGVFARGADGFDWLSGFLSTDQLRELLPELDQLEVDRYELANLWAINFVIHGLMGDGVSSSLRLDPQAKGLGEYLRAKLVDIPVSLAGG